The Raphanus sativus cultivar WK10039 chromosome 2, ASM80110v3, whole genome shotgun sequence genome includes a region encoding these proteins:
- the LOC108839639 gene encoding vacuolar protein sorting-associated protein 54, chloroplastic, producing MDSHPSLIGRSIGNSNRSSVDLGRSMPSSPSPSSLTKSISDASSQSLSSILNNPHGGKSGVYGTDASWVGWWSSSTSVAPSEFAPVASAKLPGSDLSRSDFHGYVSSISDSHARFEDIINHAREESSGLDQESHVSGLASCLREVPSLYFKEDFALEDGATFRSACPFSSLTENRALQEKLSQYLDVVELHLVKEISVRSDSFFEAQGQLQDLNGKIVEGCSRIRELKETIRLLDRNLVDSARQIQELSSTRINMLELQRKLRVILYVNQALSALKLLVASADCAGALDITDDLQNLLAGDELTGLHCFRHLRDHVTTSIESINSILTAEFMRISIHNTGEIDVLVLSAAKKRGSISSNGETGDEVKLEEEDTSTLCDRLLPLVIGLLRTAKFPSILRMYREALTSEMKNAIKNAVAELLPILVARSLESDFSHGERSVDVDGGGLSLASKLRALSSEAFVNLLTAIYRIVQAHLVRASEVKKAIEWILCNIDGHYAADSVAAAIAVGAVAAESIQEAGFQGDQFVSSPLGKATSKASQLQRKSSDTSSLINMSRNFRADVLRENTEAVFAACEVTHARWAKLLGVRALLHPKLKLQEFMSIYDLTQEFITATEKIGGRLGSSIRGTLQSQAKAFVDSQHEARMTKLKAVLDQETWDEIDVPEEFQSIISSLFASQELISRKADDADTITYHRNPLTPNGSLTSGTEDQNELRNKNSESSESPAVSSAQVKSTVSPESLERSKAGVSSVANNQSNQKAHGKSNLFYQGVGYHMVNCGLILLKMLSEYIDMSNSLPALSSEVVLRVVEVLRFFNTRTCQLVLGAGAMQVSGLKSIKAKHLALASQVIDFTYTIIPESRRILFSKVPETRKPLLSVEIDRVAQDYRVHRDEIYAKLVQIMRERLLAHLHGLPKVVESWNRPPDSNKQTKEFAWPLTREVGYLHRVLSETLHEADVQAIFRQVISIIHTQTSQTLSNLEISSPEAKKRLKLHVELILKCIRSLPSDNANESGLANWGQLDEFFAQHFKEEEEGRETE from the exons ATGGATTCGCATCCTTCCTTGATCGGAAGGTCCATCGGCAACAGCAACCGATCCAGCGTAGATCTCGGCCGTTCAATGCCTTCCTCCCCTTCCCCCTCATCGCTAACCAAATCCATCTCCGATGCGAGCAGCCAGAGCCTCTCCTCGATCCTCAACAACCCCCACGGAGGCAAATCCGGCGTCTACGGCACCGACGCCTCCTGGGTCGGCTGGTGGTCCTCCTCCACCTCCGTAGCTCCCTCCGAGTTCGCCCCCGTCGCTTCCGCCAAGCTCCCCGGGTCGGACCTCTCCAGATCCGACTTCCACGGATACGTCTCCTCGATCTCCGACTCCCACGCCAGGTTCGAGGACATCATCAACCACGCCAGGGAGGAGAGCTCGGGGCTCGATCAGGAGAGCCACGTGTCCGGTCTGGCTTCGTGTCTCCGCGAGGTCCCTTCGCTCTACTTCAAGGAGGATTTCGCGTTGGAGGACGGGGCAACGTTTCGCTCCGCGTGTCCCTTTTCGAGCTTGACGGAGAATCGGGCGCTTCAGGAGAAGCTGTCGCAGTATCTCGATGTGGTGGAGTTGCATCTCGTGAAGGAGATCTCGGTGAGGTCGGATTCGTTCTTCGAGGCGCAGGGGCAGTTGCAGGATTTGAATGGGAAGATTGTTGAAGGGTGTAGTAGGATCCGTGAGTTGAAAGAGACGATTCGGCTTCTTGATAGGAATCTGGTGGATTCTGCTCGGCAGATTCAGGAGCTGAGCTCGACTAGGATTAATATGTTGGAGCTGCAGCGTAAACTGAGGGTCATTTTGTATGTTAACCAAGCTCTCTCTGCACTCAAATTG CTTGTTGCGTCCGCAGATTGTGCTGGAGCGTTGGATATAACTGACGATCTCCAAAACTTGTTG GCGGGGGATGAGCTAACTGGTCTACATTGCTTCCGTCATCTTCGAGATCATGTCACTACTTCCATAGAATCCATAAACAG caTTCTCACAGCTGAATTTATGCGAATCTCAATACACAATACTGGGGAAATAGATGTACTGGTTTTATCTGCAGCAAAAAAACGGGGATCCATATCTTCTAACGGGGAGACCGGTGATGAA GTTAagctagaagaagaagatacgtCTACCTTATGTGATCGGCTTCTTCCTCTAGTGATTGGATTGCTAAGAACG GCAAAGTTCCCCTCAATTTTGAGGATGTATCGTGAGGCACTAACATCTGAAATGAAAAATGCAATCAAGAACGCAGTTGCTGAGCTGCTTCCAATTCTTGTTGCAAGATCGCTGGAATCTGATTTTTCACATGGGGAGCGCTCAGTAGATGTTGATG GTGGTGGCTTATCTCTAGCGAGCAAGTTGAGGGCTCTGTCATCTGAGGCATTCGTTAATCTCTTAACTGCTATATATAGGATTGTTCAG GCACATCTTGTTCGGGCTTCGGAAGTGAAAAAGGCAATTGAATGGATCCTCTGCAATATCGATGGACATTATGCAGCTGATTCCGTTGCAGCTGCAATTGCTGTCGGTGCAGTAGCAGCCGAATCAATCCAGGAAGCAGGTTTCCAAGGCGACCAATTTGTGTCTTCTCCATTGGGTAAGGCTACCTCAAAGGCTTCTCAGTTGCAGAGAAAATCAAGCGACACATCAAGCCTGATAAACATGTCAAGAAACTTCAG GGCTGATGTCTTGAGAGAAAACACAGAAGCTGTTTTTGCGGCCTGTGAGGTTACTCATGCTAGATGGGCAAAGTTACTAGGAGTTCGTGCTCTTCTTCATCCAAAACTGAAATTGCAGGAGTTCATGAGCATTTATGATCTCACCCAAGAATTTATAACAGCTACAGAAAAG ATTGGCGGACGGTTGGGATCTAGTATTCGTGGGACGCTGCAGTCACAAGCCAAAGCCTTTGTAGATTCCCAGCATGAAGCTCGG ATGACAAAACTGAAAGCTGTCCTTGATCAAGAAACATGGGATGAGATCGATGTTCCCGAAGAATTCCAATCCATAATCAGTTCTCTTTTCGCATCCCAGGAGTTGATTTCTAGGAAAGCTGATGATGCTGATACTATAACATACCACAGAAACCCGCTCACTCCCAACGGGTCTCTCACTTCAGGAACTGAAGATCAAAATGAACTACGAAATAAAAACTCTGAATCTAGTGAAAGTCCTGCAGTCAGTAGTGCACAAGTGAAATCCACAGTTTCACCTGAGTCTCTTGAAAGAAGCAAGGCTGGTGTATCTTCAGTTGCGAATAATCAAAGTAATCAGAAGGCGCACGGAAAATCTAACCTTTTTTATCAAGGAGTTGGTTACCACATGGTAAACTG TGGGTTAATATTACTCAAGATGTTGTCAGAATACATTGATATGAGTAATTCTTTGCCAGCTTTGTCCTCGGAAGTTGTTCTTCGTGTTGTTGAAGTGTTGAGATTTTTCAACACTAGGACATGCCAACTTGTTCTGGGGGCTGGTGCTATGCAG GTATCTGGTTTAAAGTCCATAAAGGCGAAACACTTGGCACTTGCAAGTCAAGTAATCGACTTCACTTACACTATTATTCCTG AATCCAGAAGAATTCTGTTTTCAAAAGTACCTGAGACGAGAAAGCCACTGTTGTCAGTAGAGATTGATAGAGTCGCTCAG GATTATAGGGTTCATCGAGATGAAATATACGCAAAGCTGGTCCAGATAATGAGAGAAAGACTGTTGGCGCATCTTCATGGGTTGCCGAAAGTTGTTGAGAGCTGGAACAGACCGCCAGACAGCAATAAACAAACTAAAGAGTTTGCCTGGCCACTCACAAGG GAAGTTGGCTACCTTCATCGGGTCTTATCCGAGACATTGCATGAAGCAGATGTTCAAGCCATCTTCAG GCAGGTGATTTCAATCATCCACACACAAACTTCTCAAACGCTTTCTAACTTGGAGATAAGCTCTCCAGAGGCAAAGAAAAG GCTGAAGCTTCACGTTGAGCTTATCCTCAAATGCATCCGATCATTACCATCCGACAATGCCAATGAATCAGGCCTCGCAAACTGGGGACAACTAGATGAATTCTTTGCACAACACtttaaagaggaagaagagggaCGCGAAACTGAGTGA
- the LOC108839643 gene encoding uncharacterized protein LOC108839643, whose protein sequence is MRNHNLPFIYHLVEQTDTTSDQTMASQTKLKKSNSHFSLCTFLFFTVLFTIPALFLLRTSSTCSSITAAVSPSSDSNQPPWSGDLQTAQFAWNRLAFSLTNPPPKTLKLAVFSRKWPTGPNPGGMERHAFTLYTALARRGHHVHVFTSPLDPSPETNRITPASDKTTNPTIHSHGDAEPGKWRYNKAWELYQEENKKEPFDVVHTESVALPHWIAREVPNLAVSWHGIALESLQSSIYQDLIRKPGEPRSQGFNASLYGAFLPKILDEIRFFHNYAHHIAISDSCGEMLRDVYQIPEKRVHVILNGVDENGFKSDKRLRSLFRSKLGLQENSSTIVLGAAGRLVKDKGHPILYEAFAKLIETHSNVHLAVAGSGPWEQRYKDLGEKVTILGSLNPNELKGFYNGIDLFVNPTLRPQGLDLTLMEAMLSGKPVMASRYASIKRSIVVNDEFGFMFAPNVEALTAVMEVAVAEGAERLAERGSKCKEYAAEMFTASKMALAYERLFLCIKDQSFCIYP, encoded by the coding sequence ATGAGGAATCACAATTTGCCTTTTATCTATCATCTAGTTGAACAAACGGACACAACATCAGATCAAACAATGGCTTCACAAACCAAACTCAAGAAATCTAACTCTCATTTCAGCCTTTGCACTTTCCTTTTCTTCACCGTCCTCTTCACCATACCGgctctcttcctcctccgcaCCTCCTCTACTTGCTCCTCCATAACCGCCGCAGTCTCCCCCTCCTCCGACTCAAACCAGCCACCGTGGTCTGGCGATCTCCAAACAGCCCAATTTGCATGGAACCGCCTTGCTTTCTCCTTAACCAACCCTCCTCCCAAAACCCTAAAACTCGCGGTTTTCTCCAGGAAATGGCCCACCGGGCCCAATCCCGGCGGTATGGAACGCCATGCCTTCACTCTCTACACCGCTTTAGCCCGCCGTGGACACCATGTCCACGTTTTCACCTCTCCTTTAGACCCTTCCCCTGAAACCAACAGAATCACTCCAGCTTCCGACAAAACCACAAACCCTACAATCCATTCTCACGGCGACGCTGAGCCAGGGAAATGGCGATACAACAAAGCATGGGAGCTTTaccaagaagaaaacaaaaaagaaccATTTGACGTGGTCCACACGGAAAGCGTGGCTTTACCGCACTGGATCGCCAGAGAGGTTCCAAACCTAGCCGTCTCGTGGCACGGCATTGCATTAGAGAGCTTACAATCGAGCATTTACCAAGACCTAATCCGTAAACCAGGCGAACCAAGATCACAAGGCTTCAACGCAAGCCTATACGGTGCCTTCCTTCCCAAGATACTAGATGAAATCAGATTCTTCCACAACTACGCTCATCACATCGCAATCAGCGATAGCTGCGGGGAAATGCTGAGAGACGTTTACCAAATCCCGGAGAAAAGGGTTCATGTGATCCTCAACGGAGTCGACGAAAATGGGTTCAAATCAGACAAGAGGCTACGTTCTCTGTTTAGGTCAAAACTAGGGTTACAAGAAAACTCATCGACTATTGTCTTAGGAGCCGCAGGGAGATTGGTCAAAGACAAGGGACATCCTATTCTTTACGAAGCTTTCGCAAAACTAATCGAAACACATTCAAATGTTCACCTTGCGGTAGCAGGATCAGGGCCATGGGAGCAACGTTACAAGGACTTAGGCGAGAAAGTTACTATTTTGGGATCTCTGAACCCAAATGAGCTCAAGGGTTTCTACAACGGGATCGATTTGTTTGTGAATCCAACGCTTAGACCACAAGGTCTTGATTTGACTTTGATGGAAGCGATGTTGAGTGGTAAACCGGTGATGGCGTCGAGGTACGCGAGCATAAAGAGAAGTATTGTGGTGAATGATGAGTTTGGGTTTATGTTTGCGCCGAATGTGGAGGCTTTGACGGCGGTTATGGAGGTTGCGGTGGCGGAAGGAGCGGAGAGGTTGGCTGAGAGA